One genomic segment of Hordeum vulgare subsp. vulgare chromosome 2H, MorexV3_pseudomolecules_assembly, whole genome shotgun sequence includes these proteins:
- the LOC123428069 gene encoding uncharacterized protein LOC123428069 translates to MDRSKEWWQKAVAVPVRRAWVVVAAAAAARLRRKKHDGRGGALVKLHDDVQTCAYEDVQVMWEMLQRSETEKMMAGAPPPKGSAGTALVWLGPRRRHHSIDLRPRC, encoded by the exons ATGGATCGGTCGAAGGAGTGGTGGCAGAAGGCGGTGGCCGTGCCGGTGAGGCGCGCGtgggtcgtcgtcgccgccgccgccgccgcgcgcctGCGTCGCAAGAAACATG ATGGCCGGGGCGGCGCGCTGGTGAAGCTGCACGACGACGTGCAGACGTGCGCGTACGAGGACGTGCAGGTCATGTGGGAGATGCTGCAGCGCTCCGAGACGGAGAAGATGATGGCCGGGGCGCCGCCGCCCAAGGGCTCCGCCGGGACGGCGCTCGTCTGGCTCGgcccgcgccgccgccaccactccaTCGACCTCCGGCCTCGGTGCTGA
- the LOC123428071 gene encoding uncharacterized protein LOC123428071 gives MDTVRGEAWSMAPPQQQRQPSGPRGPQPPPQQQNGRVDLRELKAQMEKRLGPDRSRRYFGYLSGYLSQKLSKPDFDKMCLLTLGRENLRLHNRLIRAVLYNVYQAQCPPPPPDAGRSVGPSAKKVSHAAGSLNSCNGDARLLQVQGSRSMGALQDHQLKDRLKHMGPNGRVEAAASHTQVVHGGSAVTENGALSSLELKRSVSFQQCEAAEPMAKHLRVDQLLPENALRQRRIMSDAAGHSAQMSKSPVRAPLGIPFCSASVGGSRKLLPPAVNAGEDHFSSCYEQGQLLNTEVLRKRMEKTAETLGLAGVTMDCAELLNNGLDSYLKNLIRSSVELKGADVRRDARKGASYKQQAHGKQINGVLLPNQVQMQSSSGQSDATNDGRSQHLISSHDFSVAMQLNPQQLGEDWPVLLEKICLRPSEEND, from the coding sequence ATGGATACAGTTAGAGGGGAGGCTTGGTCAATGGCTCCACCACAGCAGCAGCGGCAGCCGTCGGGGCCTCGGGGTCCTCAGCCGCCACCGCAGCAGCAGAATGGTCGCGTTGATCTCCGGGAGCTCAAGGCTCAGATGGAGAAGCGGCTTGGTCCAGACCGGTCGCGGCGATACTTCGGCTACTTGAGTGGTTACCTGTCGCAGAAGCTCAGTAAGCCTGATTTTGATAAGATGTGCCTGCTTACATTGGGCCGGGAGAACCTCCGGCTGCACAACCGGCTCATCCGCGCGGTTCTCTACAATGTCTACCAGGCACAGtgcccacctccaccaccagatGCTGGGAGGTCTGTCGGACCGTCGGCCAAGAAGGTTTCCCACGCTGCTGGATCGCTTAATTCTTGTAATGGGGATGCCAGGCTGTTACAGGTCCAAGGATCGAGGTCTATGGGCGCACTGCAAGATCATCAGTTAAAAGATCGGTTGAAACATATGGGCCCAAATGGTAGGGTGGAGGCTGCTGCCAGTCACACCCAGGTTGTTCATGGGGGATCTGCAGTTACAGAGAATGGCGCATTGAGTTCACTTGAGTTGAAGAGATCGGTGTCTTTTCAACAATGTGAAGCTGCAGAGCCAATGGCAAAGCATCTGCGTGTGGATCAGTTGCTGCCTGAAAATGCGCTTAGGCAAAGAAGAATTATGAGCGATGCTGCAGGTCATTCTGCTCAAATGTCGAAAAGTCCTGTACGAGCTCCACTTGGGATACCCTTTTGTTCAGCAAGTGTAGGTGGATCAAGGAAGTTACTACCGCCAGCAGTTAATGCAGGGGAAGATCACTTCAGCAGCTGTTATGAGCAAGGTCagctgttgaacacggaggttctGCGTAAGCGCATGGAGAAAACAGCAGAAACACTGGGTCTGGCAGGTGTCACAATGGATTGTGCCGAGCTTCTGAATAATGGTTTGGACTCGTACTTGAAGAACCTGATTAGGTCATCTGTTGAGTTAAAAGGAGCTGACGTTCGAAGAGATGCAAGAAAAGGGGCATCATACAAGCAGCAGGCCCATGGAAAGCAAATTAATGGTGTTTTGTTGCCGAACCAAGTTCAGATGCAGTCAAGCAGTGGACAATCAGATGCTACAAATGATGGCAGAAGTCAACACTTGATCTCTTCTCATGATTTCAGTGTAGCCATGCAGCTAAACCCTCAACAGCTTGGGGAGGACTGGCCAGTCCTCCTTGAGAAGATATGTCTACGTCCTTCGGAGGAAAATGACTGA